The DNA region CAGATCGGCCACCTGGTCGCCGAGGTCGATCCGGGCCTGTTGCAGCAGCGGGTCGATAATCTGGGTCCGCAGCGTTTCCGCCGTCGGCAACTCGGCGTGAGCCGTGCGGCCGTAGAGCCAGTTCTCGATCCGGTTGACGAATTGCGGCACGATCCTGGGCGCCAAGGTCGCCTGCGGCGTCACATGGCCCAGGAACAGGTACAGGTTGTGGAACACCTCGAGCACCGCGGCGATGCGCTTTTCGCCGTGGGTCTTGAGGTCGCGAATCTCGGCCAACGACAGGCCCGTGTAGGTCGACAGCGGCGTTTGCCAGACGACTTTGGGCAAGTCGGCCAGCGTCGTCGCATAGCGTCCCAGCGGCTCGTCGCCGAGGTCATGCCGCACGACGGTCTGTCGCCACAAGGCCCAGGCGCTTTCGGAGATGGCCGAGGCGTCGAACGTCTCGGCACCCTGTTCTTCGGTAGCCGCAGGCGCAACCGGCGCGGCGGGTGCGATTGGCTCCAACAACGGCTCTTCTTGAACGGCCCGCTGGAGCAGGCCGATCAACGAGCGGATCTTCTTCTGGCCCACGCCTGGGGTGGCATAGAGATCCTCAAAGGGAGTGCCGAGCAGATCCTTGACCGTTCGGTTCATGAAGGCCAGGGGCAGCCGGCGGTCCTTGGGGAGCACCCAAAAGGCCAGTGGCTTGTCGAGCAGACCCGTCGACTCGCGCTCGGCAGCGACGCGTCGCAGGCGCTCGAAATTGGACAGCAACTTGTACTCAACAACCGCTGAAGTCCTATTCAGCTTCATCGATCGCCTCCTGCGACACCTCAGGCAGGTCCGCCCGACTACCGCTCGGGAAGTGGGGACGAATTCCTACGAAAAAGCGTCGACCGCGAAAAAACGAGTTCCCTGTGGTTACCTTCGATGCCCGGCTCAAGCGGTGCGGCTATTCCTGAACCGCACCTCGCCGGACGATCGAGCCTCTTCTCAAACCACGCACAAGCCTCGCGTCGGTCGATCTTCCTGCCCCCACTTGCAAGAAGGCGCCCGCTGCGGCGTACCACACCCGTTCCGGGCGTTTGCATCCTGCAGGGTAAACCCCACCGCAATCCTCGGAATCTATACGCAAGCAGTGGCCATGATGGTTCTACGGGCCAGCAGCCCCCTCGACTGTTCCAGGGTGCGAGGGGTCTGCCTTCCGGCTTTCCATCGTGCACTTGCGCCCCGGCCGCTGGCAATTGCCCAAAACCGATTGACTCCGCGACAAATTGTCGCAGAACCCCAAACCAGGGACAGTGGCCAGGCGCGTTAACCATTGCTACCAATTCGGCCGAACAAGTGTCAAGAGGAAACAGGAATCGGGGGGAGAAATTGAAAAGTATCTGCCAATCGGTCGCTTGCTAGCGATTATTGGGTAGTTTGCGGGACTTTCGCAGGTGGCGGTAATCGCAGAGGGGGGGAACAAATGGCGGCGAATCGCCATAACAGCAAATTCAATACCAGGAAATTTTCGACTACGGGAATAACTCGCTTTTTTCCCGTTTTTGAAAGCTTTTGGAGCTAGAGTTGTTCGGGACCGATGAGTTTTTGAACAGCCCATGTTGAAAAGGTGGGCAGTGCCATGGAACCGAACCGCCAATCCAGCCCGGAACAAGCCGCCCGCGAACTCATGGACGAGTTGCTCGAGCTGCGGCGTGCCGTGGCGTCGGCGCTGGGCCGGGAACAGTACATCCACCAGGTGCTCGACGAGGCGATCGAAAGCCAGTATCAGCCGACTCTGATCGAAGCCCTGTCCGAATTCGACCGCCAGCCGACCGAAATCAAGACCCGGATCCTCGAGGCGGCCCGCCAGCGCGACGAGTGGTAAACCGCCGGTCGAGGGCGCGGCTCAATAGGCGTGGCGGTGGCGAAATCCGCGCCACAGCGTGAGCCAGAGAATCTTCACGTCGAGCCCTAGCGACCAGTTCGCCACGTAATAGAGGTCGAACTCCAGGCGCCGCCGGACCGAGGTGTTTCCCCGCCAGCCGTTCACCTGGGCCCAGCCCGTCATCCCCGCCTTGACCCGGTGCCGCTGCACATAGCTCGGCAATTGGGCGGCGAATTGGGCGATGAACGTGTCGCGCTCAGGCCGAGGGCCGACCAGGCTCATGTCGCCAGCCAGTACGTTGAACAGGTTCGGCAGTTCGTCCAGGCTCCAGCGGCGCATCAACCGACCCACTGTCGTGCAACGATCGTCGTCGCGCACGGCCCAAACCGGACCGCTGCGCAGCTCGGCGTCGACCCGCATGCTGCGGAACTTGAGCAGCGAGAAGCTCCGGCCGCCTTGGCCGATGCGCTGCTGCCGGTAAAAGACGGGCCCACCGTCGGTCAGCTTGATCGCCGCGGCCAACAGGGCCATCAGCGGCGCAAAGCAGGCCAGCGCCACGGCGCCTCCGGCCAGGTCGACTGCCCGCTTGGCCAGGCGATGCCATAGATCGTTCGGGTCCTGTCGCAAACTCAGGAAACTGAGCTGGTCGATCTCCAGGGCCTGCAAGCGCACGCCCGCCAGGTGTGGAATTTGCGGAACGAGTTGAACGTCGACGAGCAGGCCGTCGAGCGCCCGATAGACCTGCGGCAACTCGCCGTAGCGCGCCAGCGGCAACGCGACGAACACATGATCGACGTCGTGCGCGCCAATCACCTGGGCGATTTGATCGAGCCGGCCCAGCCAGCCTTCGTCCGAGGCGTCGCGCCGCGCGCGGTCGACAAAGCCGACGACTTCGAGGCCGGTCCAGGCATGCCGGCGGATCGCCTCGGCGACGAGCCGGCCCGTGCGCCCGCTGCCGACGATCAAGGCGCGTCCATAGTTCAGGCCGCGGCCGCGCAGCCGCTTCAACCACCACCAGAGAGCGCGACGCGACGCGGCCAGCAGCACGACATTCGCGCCCAGGAACAGGGCCAAGGCCAGCCGCGATTCGTAGTCGTCGCGGCGATAGAACGTGGCGGTAATGCTCAGCAGAAAGAGCAGTCCCGCGGCGCGGACGATCGTGCCCAGCTCGCGCGGTAACTGCCGCAGGCGGTGGATTTCGTAGAGGCCGCAGAAGCGATACGCGATCATCGCCAGCAGCAACACGAACGGCAGGTCGTCGGTGACCTTGGCCAGGTGCGGCACGCCGTGCGGCGACGGCCAGCAGGCGAACCGCAGGCCATACGCGCCAAGCCAGGCAACAGCGGTCACTGCCAGATCGCAGGCCGCGAAGACATAGGCCAGCTTGTTGCCGTGACGGCGGTACATCCTGGGACCGCTTTCCGCTGGAATCGCAATTGGAACCGTCGCGGCGAAACTTCTATTCCGAGCGGCCGGCCAGGGTCAAGACCGGCCGCACCCCGGCCACTGCTGCTGGCGCTGCTAGAACTCGATCACCTGGTTGTCGAAACCCAGCTCGGTGTTGGGAAAGATGGCCCGGGCCACGTCGAGGCCCACCGGGTCGCCCTCTTCCACTAACGGGTTGAGGTGGATCAACACCAGCCGTTTGACGCCGGCCGCCGCGGCCACCTGGGCCACGGGTGTCGTATGACTGTGGCCCGTGCGCACGGCGAGTTCGCGCTCGGCGTCGGTAAAGTTGCACTCGTGCAGCAACAGGTCGACGCCGCGAATCGCGTCGACATACGGCGCGTCGACCGCGGCCGTGGTGTCGGTCACATAGGCCAGCGATCCTCCCGGCAGATCGAGCCGGTAGCCGACCGAGCCGCAGGGATGCGCCAGCGGAAACCAGCTCAGCCGCCCGTCACGGCCCACGCGCGTCTCGTGCGCCAGCTCGCGATAGTCGCAGGGCAACGCCACGGGAAACAACTGTTCGTCGAGCAAATGCGCGTTGATTGCCCGCAGCTTGTCCGGCGCGGCATGGACCGACACGCGCGCCAGCGGCGTGTCTTTCTTCACGTCGAACAGGAACGACAGCCCGAAGCAATGATCGAGGTGCACGTGGGACAGAAAGATGTCGAGCTCGGTGGTTTGCAGCCACTCGCGCACGCGGAACATGCCCGTCCCGGCGTCGAGGACGACGCCCAACTCGGGCAACAGAAAGCACGCCGTGTGGCGCCGCGCGTTGGGGTGATAGCCGGCGGTTCCCAGGAGCACGATGCGCATAGCAAGTGGGTCGCCGGATAGGACAACGCGGACCGGGGCCTTTACCGCGGACGGATCAAACGATCGAGCTGGTTGTTCATTTCGTTGCGCAACGAGTCGACCGTCGCATCGCGGAGAAACTGAGCGCTGGCCTGTTGCAGGGCCACCTGGTCGATCACCGGTTTGCTCAGCGTACCCGCAATCGGCAGCCGGATGGTCTGGTTCTGCAGCGCCGCGCCCAAGGAATTGTTGCCGATCCACTTGGGCGGCACCGGCATCTCGGCCATCAGCGCCAGCGACTGGTCCAACCCGACCGAGCCGTAAGTGCGAATCGTCAGGTCCGGAAAGACCAATTGCAAGTTCTGGTGGTAGATGCGCCCCTGCACCATGCGGAACGGCACGACCGACTCGCGCGACAAACGGGCCGTCGACGGCCGCTGCAGCACGATGGTCAGGG from Pirellulales bacterium includes:
- a CDS encoding undecaprenyl-phosphate glucose phosphotransferase — its product is MYRRHGNKLAYVFAACDLAVTAVAWLGAYGLRFACWPSPHGVPHLAKVTDDLPFVLLLAMIAYRFCGLYEIHRLRQLPRELGTIVRAAGLLFLLSITATFYRRDDYESRLALALFLGANVVLLAASRRALWWWLKRLRGRGLNYGRALIVGSGRTGRLVAEAIRRHAWTGLEVVGFVDRARRDASDEGWLGRLDQIAQVIGAHDVDHVFVALPLARYGELPQVYRALDGLLVDVQLVPQIPHLAGVRLQALEIDQLSFLSLRQDPNDLWHRLAKRAVDLAGGAVALACFAPLMALLAAAIKLTDGGPVFYRQQRIGQGGRSFSLLKFRSMRVDAELRSGPVWAVRDDDRCTTVGRLMRRWSLDELPNLFNVLAGDMSLVGPRPERDTFIAQFAAQLPSYVQRHRVKAGMTGWAQVNGWRGNTSVRRRLEFDLYYVANWSLGLDVKILWLTLWRGFRHRHAY
- a CDS encoding MBL fold metallo-hydrolase gives rise to the protein MRIVLLGTAGYHPNARRHTACFLLPELGVVLDAGTGMFRVREWLQTTELDIFLSHVHLDHCFGLSFLFDVKKDTPLARVSVHAAPDKLRAINAHLLDEQLFPVALPCDYRELAHETRVGRDGRLSWFPLAHPCGSVGYRLDLPGGSLAYVTDTTAAVDAPYVDAIRGVDLLLHECNFTDAERELAVRTGHSHTTPVAQVAAAAGVKRLVLIHLNPLVEEGDPVGLDVARAIFPNTELGFDNQVIEF